A single genomic interval of Lathyrus oleraceus cultivar Zhongwan6 chromosome 7, CAAS_Psat_ZW6_1.0, whole genome shotgun sequence harbors:
- the LOC127106336 gene encoding phosphoglycerate mutase-like protein 1 produces the protein MDCTAGTCLFPLHRCKTIHLVRHAQGIHNVEGDKNYKAYLNPEYFDAHLTPLGWEQVDNLRKHVHSSGLINKIDLVIASPLMRTLQTAVGVFGGEGYSGDKTDVVPLMVANAGNSFHAAISSLNCPPIVAGELCREHLGVHPCDRRRSVSEYQFLFPAVDFSLIDSDEDVWWKDDVRETKEELAARGLKFMNWLWTRKEKEIAIVTHSGFLFHTLTAFGNDCHPSVKKEISKHFANCELRSMVIVDRSMLGSEESTTNYPGKIPSGLDKPSDAVDEIVEKQGV, from the exons ATGGATTGCACCGCCGGTACCTGTTTGTTTCCGTTACATCGCTGCAAAACTATTCACCTCGTGAGGCATGCGCAGGGGATCCACAATGTGGAAGGAGATAAGAACTACAAAGCGTACTTGAATCCTGAATATTTCGATGCTCATCTCACTCCTCTCGGATGGGAGCAGGTTGATAATTTGCGTAAGCATGTTCACTCCTCTGGTTTGATAAACAAGATTGATCTCGTTATCGCTTCTCCTTTGATGAG GACTCTGCAAACAGCTGTTGGGGTATTTGGTGGGGAGGGATACAGTGGTGATAAAACAGATGTGGTGCCTCTTATGGTGGCAAATGCCGGAAATAGCTTTCATGCTGCAATTTCAAGTCTTAATTGCCCACCAATTGTTGCTGGCGAACTTTGTCGTGAACATTTG GGAGTTCATCCCTGTGACAGAAGAAGAAGTGTTAGCGAGTATCAGTTTCTTTTTCCCGCTGTTGATTTTTCACTG ATAGACAGTGATGAGGATGTTTGGTGGAAGGATGATGTGAGAGAGACAAAGGAGGAACTTGCAGCTAGGGGGCTGAAGTTCATGAACTG GTTGTGGACACGAAAAGAGAAGGAGATAGCGATTGTGACTCACAGTGGATTCTTGTTTCACACTCTAACTGCATTTGGAAATGATTGCCACCCCTCAGTGAAGAAAGAAATATCCAAGCA CTTTGCGAACTGTGAGCTTCGCTCCATGGTCATTGTGGATAGAAG TATGTTAGGGTCGGAAGAATCAACAACTAACTATCCCGGCAAGATACCTTCAGGGCTGGACAAACCTAGTGATGCTGTGGATGAGATCGTTGAGAAGCAGGGCGTTTAG
- the LOC127106335 gene encoding uncharacterized protein LOC127106335: MLPSHLSNPKPHLKKNLNNKIYKHLKINHAEKRLLFFAGSSLKKHKANTCETLFTICLHSSMETYQYPPSYPDSGHSSPRSRDIDFDNQASWEDQQNYKAKFMCSYGGKIQPRSHDNQLSYIGGDTKILAVDRNIKFQAFLSKLSTLCDAIPQEISFKYQLPGEELDALISVTTEDDLEHLMHEYDRLYRPSSKPVRMRLFIFITPNSGSISQPDLLKPQSNADFLFGLDNKTLAPPVQPPSYAAVKYHEPVPDLVAQQPEYSPRGPADDSVEIQRQLQRLQVSESEQSLYRRSVDGFTGGYAAATTPGGDYYLQKMPEKAAPSNSPTAVHQPAGYWPEKQFSSDGFPITGMNTSGGGDQHVYMMPTPGTFYHAPQVMRPPAAQVTQGYYAVQRMSSDGYREQPVYGGVQPQNVTFSSAGQGNLAPAQQVKPSAYAEGYGLVRPAGVADNAGAAGYAQVAYDSASGRHVYYTAPGGMVHAPQYQGVTPVFSNDMRPAAVPVGQDPKGVNKGPQG; the protein is encoded by the coding sequence ATGCTACCCTCTCATTTATCAAACCCCAAACCACACCTTAAAAAAAATCTcaataataaaatatataaacATTTAAAAATTAATCATGCAGAAAAACGCCTCCTCTTTTTCGCGGGGTCTTCATTAAAGAAGCATAAAGCGAACACTTGTGAAACACTTTTCACAATTTGTCTTCACTCTTCAATGGAGACCTATCAATATCCTCCCTCCTATCCAGATTCCGGCCACTCATCACCACGTTCAAGAGATATCGATTTCGACAATCAAGCCTCATGGGAAGACCAGCAGAACTACAAAGCCAAGTTCATGTGCAGCTACGGCGGAAAGATCCAACCACGGAGCCACGACAACCAACTTTCTTATATCGGCGGTGACACCAAAATATTAGCCGTCGACCGAAACATCAAGTTTCAAGCCTTCCTCTCCAAGCTCTCCACTCTCTGCGACGCTATTCCACAAGAGATAAGTTTCAAGTACCAGCTTCCTGGTGAAGAACTCGATGCTCTTATCTCTGTCACAACAGAAGACGACCTCGAACACCTCATGCATGAGTACGATCGCCTCTATCGTCCTTCCTCAAAACCCGTCCGAATGAGGCTCTTCATATTCATCACACCAAATTCGGGTTCGATTTCTCAACCCGATCTACTTAAACCTCAATCCAACGCTGATTTCCTCTTTGGTCTTGATAACAAAACCCTAGCTCCACCGGTTCAACCTCCTTCCTATGCCGCTGTCAAGTATCATGAGCCTGTGCCAGATCTTGTTGCGCAGCAACCTGAGTATTCGCCACGTGGACCCGCGGATGATAGTGTCGAGATTCAGAGGCAGTTACAGCGCTTGCAGGTTTCTGAGAGTGAGCAGTCCTTGTATCGAAGAAGTGTAGATGGATTCACCGGAGGATATGCCGCTGCTACCACTCCCGGAGGCGATTATTACTTGCAGAAGATGCCGGAGAAAGCTGCTCCTTCGAATTCGCCAACTGCTGTTCATCAACCGGCAGGATACTGGCCGGAAAAGCAATTTTCCAGCGACGGTTTTCCGATTACAGGGATGAACACCTCCGGTGGAGGAGACCAGCATGTTTACATGATGCCGACACCGGGAACATTCTACCACGCGCCTCAGGTGATGCGTCCACCGGCGGCGCAGGTGACTCAGGGGTACTACGCTGTGCAGCGAATGTCTTCTGATGGATACCGGGAACAGCCAGTGTACGGTGGCGTTCAACCTCAGAATGTGACGTTTTCGTCTGCGGGTCAGGGGAATCTAGCACCGGCTCAGCAAGTCAAACCTTCGGCTTATGCGGAAGGATATGGCTTAGTTAGGCCAGCTGGCGTAGCGGATAATGCGGGGGCTGCTGGGTATGCGCAAGTGGCGTATGATAGTGCAAGTGGGAGACATGTTTACTATACTGCGCCTGGAGGGATGGTCCATGCGCCGCAGTATCAAGGGGTTACTCCGGTTTTCAGCAATGACATGAGACCGGCTGCGGTTCCTGTGGGCCAGGATCCTAAAGGTGTAAACAAGGGCCCACAAGGATAA